CGAGCGCTGGCGCGAGGCCTTCGACCGTGGGCGCGGAGAAGAGGGCCCGCAGCGGCAGCTCCACCGAGAACGCCGCGCGTACGCGGGAGATGAGCTGGGTCGCCAGCAGCGAGTGCCCACCGAGCGCGAAGAAGTCGTCGTGGATGCCGACGCGCTCGACGCGGAGCACTTCGGCGAAGAGGGTGGCCAGCTTCTCCTCTGTGGGAGTGCGCGGGGCGACGAAGGCGGAGGCGCGCGGGACGTTCCCCAGCTCCGGGAGGGCCTTGCGGTCGACCTTGCCATTGGCGTTGAGCGGCAGGGCCTCCAATACCAGGAGCGCGGAGGGCACCATGTACTCGGGCAGCCGCTGCTTGAGCTGTGCCCTGAGCGCGTCCGTGTCCAGCGTGTGGCCCTCGCGCGCGGTGACGTAGCCGAAGAGGCGCTTGTCCGCGTCGGCGCCACGGGCGATGACGACGGCCTCATTGACTCCGTTGGAGGCGCGGAGGCCGGCTTCGATTTCACCCAGCTCGATGCGGAAGCCGCGCACCTTCACCTGGAAGTCGATGCGGCCCAGGAAGTCGAGCGTGCCATCCGCCAGCCAGCGGACCTTGTCGCCGGTGCGGTAGAGGCGCTCGCCGGGCGTGGTGGCGAACGGGTGAGGGACGAAGCGCTCCGCGGTCAGGTCTGGCCGGTGGAGGTAGCCCCAGGCGAGGCCCTGCCCGCCGACGTAGAGCTCGCCCGCGACGCCGGTGGGAACCGGACGCAGGTGGGAGTCGAGGACGTAGGTGGTGGAGTTGGAGAGCGGCCTACCGATGGACACCGAGCCGTCGACGCGGGAGCCCCGGTGAAGGGAGTGGGTGGAGGAGAAGGTGGTGTTCTCCGTGGGGCCGTAGCCGTTGATGAGCACGGCGCCTTCAGGGAGCCGGGCCAGATGCTCGCGCACCCTGGCGGCGGGGAGTACGTCGCCACCGGCGAGGAGCTGGGGGATGCCAGCGAGTGCTTCCCCCTGGTGGAGGGCCATCTGCTCGAAGAGCGAGGCGGTGAGCCACAGCGACGTCACGCGGTGGTGGCGAAGCTGAGCCGCGAGTTCCTCGAGGGAGAGGGAGTGCGGGGGCGCGAGGACGAGCTTCGCGCCGTGCAGCAACGCCCCCCAGAGCTCGAGAGTGGAGGCATCGAAGGCGGAGGGGGCGAACTGGAGCCAGACCTCGTCAGGCCCGAAGCGCATGAAGGTGTTGCCGAGCACCAGGCGGGTGATGCCGCGGTGGGGAACGCAGACGCCCTTGGGCCTGCCGGTGGAGCCGGAGGTGAACATGACGTAGGCGAGCGATTGGCCGTCGAGGAGGATGTCCGGCGCATGGGTCGGCAGCGCGGCGATGTCGTGGGCCTGGGCATCCAGCCAGACCCGAGTGCCGGTGGCCGGCAGCAGTGAGGCGAAGGGCTGGTGGGTGACGACGACGCGGACGTCGGCGTCGTCGAGCAGGGCGGCGATGCGCTCCACGGGGGCGTTGCGGTCCACGGGGACGTAGGCCGCGCCGGCCTTGAGGATGGCCAGGATGGCCACCACCAGCTCGAAGGAGCGCTCGACGGCGAGGCCGACGCGAGCACCGGGGACGATGCCCACCGCACGCAGGTGATGGGCCAGTTGATTCGCGCGCGCATCCAACTGGGCATACGTCAACGTGGCGTCCCCCAGCGCGAGGGCCACGGCATCCGGCGTGCGCGCGGCCTGCCGGGCGAAGTGGACGTGGACGGGGAGGTCCGTGGGACTGGCGACCGCGGAGGGGTTCCAGTCCACGAGCAGGCGCTGACGCTCCTCGCTGGAGAGCAGCGGGAGCTCGGCCATGGGCTGCTCGGGGGCAGTGGCCACGGCGTCCAGCAGCGTGCGCAGGTGGCGGGCCATCCGCTCCACGGTGCTCCGCTTGAAGAGCGCGGTGCTGTACTCGAACCCACCGATGTAGCCCTGGGGGGAGTCCTGAAGCGTCAGCGTCAGGTCGAACTTGGCGAAGCGCATCTCGGCGGTCACCTGCTGGAAGGTGAGGCCGGAGACACGGAGGCTCCCCGTGGGGGCGTTCTGTACCGCGAACATCACCTGGAAGAGCGGGCTGCGGCTCGGGTCGCGCACGGGTTGCACGGCCTCGACGAGCTTCTCGAAAGGCAGGTGCTGGTGCTCGTAGGCCGCGAGCGTCGTGGCGCGGACCTGGGCGACCAGTTCGCGGAACGTCGCCTTGGGAGCGACCCGCGCGCGCAGGACGAGGGTGTTGACGAAGAAGCCGATGAGGCCTTCGGTCTCCGCCTGGGTGCGTCCCGCGATGGGCGAGCCCACGCTGATGTCGTCCTGCGAGGCGTAGCGCGACAGGAGGAGCTGGAACGCGGCCAGGAGCACCATGAAGGGCGTGGCGCCTTCACGTTGCGCGAGCGCCTTGAGTGCCTTGGACGTCGCTTGCGAGACCTGGACAGAGTGGGTCGCGCCCTCGCGGGATTGGATGGCGGGACGCGGATGGTCGGTCAGCAGCTCCAGCGCGGACGGAGCGCCCGCGAGCTGCTGCTTCCAGTAGCCCAGCTGCGCCTCCAGCGTTTCTCCCTGCAGCCACTGGCGCTGCCACGCGGAGAAGTCCGCGTACTGAATGGGCATGGGTGTCAGGGTGGGGGCGCGGCCCTGGGTGAAGGCCTCATAGAAGGCCGCCATTTCGCGGACGAGGACGCCCATGGACCAACCGTCGGAGACGATGTGGTGCATCGTCACGAGCAGCAGATGTTCTTCGGCGCCCAGCCGCACCAGGGCGGTGCGCAGCAGCGGACCTCGCTGGAGTTGGAACGGCTGATGCGCGTCCTCTTCGACCTTCCGCTGGGCCTCGGCCTCACGTTGAGGCTCGGGCACCGAGGAGAGGTCCACGA
The sequence above is a segment of the Corallococcus silvisoli genome. Coding sequences within it:
- a CDS encoding non-ribosomal peptide synthetase, which translates into the protein LLRLGAVPPSVRVVNLAGEALPETLAKQVYSLPSVLKLFNLYGPSEDTTYSTASLVRRDEVPLIGRPLPATRAYVLDASLQPVPVGVAGELFLAGEGQARGYLLRPELTAERFLPEPHGPPGGRMYRTGDRVRYRPDGRLEYLGRIDFQVKVRGFRIELGEIEAALRRATGLKDAVVIARGEAADKRLVAYVTPREGHSLDIDSLKAHLRLGLPEYMVPSAFLVLDALPLNSNGKVDRKALPEPEAPQATHSYEAPRTETEASLASIWAEVLRLPQVGVKDSFFELGGHSLLATQVVSRVRSEFNVELPLRALFESPTIEALAGRLSASTGPRVPKLTPVSHDGPLPLSFAQQRLWLLDQLQPEDASYNIPTALRLTGRVDVEALRRAFEALVARHESLRTTFRENQGHAIQHVHAPTPWTLPLVDLSSVPEPQREAEAQRKVEEDAHQPFQLQRGPLLRTALVRLGAEEHLLLVTMHHIVSDGWSMGVLVREMAAFYEAFTQGRAPTLTPMPIQYADFSAWQRQWLQGETLEAQLGYWKQQLAGAPSALELLTDHPRPAIQSREGATHSVQVSQATSKALKALAQREGATPFMVLLAAFQLLLSRYASQDDISVGSPIAGRTQAETEGLIGFFVNTLVLRARVAPKATFRELVAQVRATTLAAYEHQHLPFEKLVEAVQPVRDPSRSPLFQVMFAVQNAPTGSLRVSGLTFQQVTAEMRFAKFDLTLTLQDSPQGYIGGFEYSTALFKRSTVERMARHLRTLLDAVATAPEQPMAELPLLSSEERQRLLVDWNPSAVASPTDLPVHVHFARQAARTPDAVALALGDATLTYAQLDARANQLAHHLRAVGIVPGARVGLAVERSFELVVAILAILKAGAAYVPVDRNAPVERIAALLDDADVRVVVTHQPFASLLPATGTRVWLDAQAHDIAALPTHAPDILLDGQSLAYVMFTSGSTGRPKGVCVPHRGITRLVLGNTFMRFGPDEVWLQFAPSAFDASTLELWGALLHGAKLVLAPPHSLSLEELAAQLRHHRVTSLWLTASLFEQMALHQGEALAGIPQLLAGGDVLPAARVREHLARLPEGAVLINGYGPTENTTFSSTHSLHRGSRVDGSVSIGRPLSNSTTYVLDSHLRPVPTGVAGELYVGGQGLAWGYLHRPDLTAERFVPHPFATTPGERLYRTGDKVRWLADGTLDFLGRIDFQVKVRGFRIELGEIEAGLRASNGVNEAVVIARGADADKRLFGYVTAREGHTLDTDALRAQLKQRLPEYMVPSALLVLEALPLNANGKVDRKALPELGNVPRASAFVAPRTPTEEKLATLFAEVLRVERVGIHDDFFALGGHSLLATQLISRVRAAFSVELPLRALFSAPTVEGLAPALEAARSAAHRAPPLLPSTRDGVLPLSFAQQRLWLVDQLQPGDISYNIPAALRLTGRLDVGALRRAFQALVARHETLRTSLSAPHEEPSQCIQEQLDWDLPVIDLTSVPESRRDAEAERVATAEARKPFHLVTGPLMRSSLVRLAEDSHLLLVTMHHVVSDGWSMGVLVREVAALYEAFSTGQTPSLPPLPVQYVDFAKWQRDWLQGEALESQLAYWKQQFSGAPAALELPTDHPRPPVQSHRGATVDVRVPAQLSNSLKALAQREGATPFMLLLAAFQVLLSRYSGQDDVRVGSPIAGRTQAETEGLIGFFVNTLVLRARMQPRDSFRQLLAQVRGTTLAAYEHQHLPFEKLVEAVQSSRDLSRGALFQAMFSLQNTPMEALRVPGLSFQAVTVDTRSSKFDLTLTLMESPQGFVGTFTYATDLFEASTVQRMAGHLGVLLEAIA